One window of Thermocoleostomius sinensis A174 genomic DNA carries:
- a CDS encoding magnesium transporter MgtE N-terminal domain-containing protein has product MADNALPPLQPEISAVFSQLQRIEERARSLAEIDPEQRLLAFELLGEGLAIAVLTYLPPPIQMELLQSMDAAALIPVLEAMGPEDRQQLLAGLPTEAIDGLIAKLHEEFQAAVHELLNIPQLPTASFTDDSNDDYPDWWEIDDCGD; this is encoded by the coding sequence ATGGCTGACAACGCCTTGCCCCCATTACAACCAGAAATTTCAGCCGTCTTTAGTCAACTTCAACGCATTGAAGAGCGGGCACGATCGCTAGCTGAAATTGATCCGGAACAACGATTGCTTGCCTTTGAGCTATTGGGAGAAGGATTGGCGATCGCAGTTCTTACTTATCTTCCACCTCCAATTCAGATGGAGTTACTGCAATCCATGGATGCCGCAGCGCTGATACCAGTCCTAGAAGCAATGGGACCCGAAGACCGACAGCAACTCCTAGCTGGTTTGCCCACTGAGGCGATTGATGGACTGATTGCCAAATTACACGAAGAATTTCAAGCGGCTGTTCACGAACTGTTGAACATCCCGCAACTACCAACAGCGTCATTCACCGATGACTCTAATGATGATTATCCCGATTGGTGGGAGATCGATGATTGCGGTGATTAA
- a CDS encoding tetratricopeptide repeat protein: MGSSVEVDRSNFMTDVVEASHQRPVLVDFYAQWCGPCQMLKPMLEKLVTEYDFVLAKVDIDRNPDLASIYHVEGVPDVRVVHQGQMYSGFVGVLPEPQLRELLSRLNLKSKADLGLEAARAVLATGDRQKIKAVFAQLLEQHPHDRKIAIAYAKFLIQQDELAAAEGLLASIEPNEREFYAQAEALGHLIQLTLESEKPPEHELDPAFFAAIEQIVAEDYEMALQGLLAIVSTDRTYRGDGARKTMLLIFTLLGDDHPLTKHYRKQLTLTLY; the protein is encoded by the coding sequence ATGGGCAGTTCTGTAGAAGTCGATCGCAGCAACTTTATGACCGATGTTGTGGAAGCATCGCATCAACGACCTGTGTTGGTAGATTTTTATGCGCAATGGTGTGGGCCATGTCAAATGTTAAAGCCCATGCTGGAAAAACTGGTGACAGAATACGATTTCGTTCTTGCCAAGGTTGATATCGATCGCAATCCCGATTTAGCCAGTATCTATCATGTCGAGGGCGTACCCGATGTCCGCGTTGTGCATCAGGGGCAAATGTATTCCGGCTTTGTAGGCGTGCTACCAGAGCCTCAATTGCGGGAACTGTTATCGAGGCTGAATCTGAAATCTAAAGCAGACCTGGGGCTTGAAGCCGCCAGGGCCGTTCTAGCAACGGGCGATCGTCAGAAAATTAAGGCGGTGTTTGCTCAGTTGTTGGAACAACATCCGCATGATCGCAAAATTGCGATTGCCTATGCCAAGTTTTTGATTCAGCAGGATGAGCTAGCCGCCGCTGAAGGGTTATTAGCGTCCATTGAACCAAACGAACGAGAATTTTATGCCCAAGCCGAAGCATTGGGGCACTTAATTCAACTGACGTTAGAAAGCGAAAAACCACCGGAGCACGAGTTAGACCCTGCCTTTTTTGCAGCTATTGAACAGATAGTGGCAGAAGACTACGAAATGGCGTTACAAGGGCTGTTGGCAATTGTTAGTACCGATCGAACCTACCGAGGTGATGGTGCTCGCAAAACCATGCTTTTGATCTTCACGCTGCTGGGAGATGATCATCCATTAACCAAACACTATCGTAAACAATTGACTCTGACACTTTACTAA
- the trxB gene encoding thioredoxin-disulfide reductase → MTNPTVENVVIIGSGPAGYTAAIYAARANLKPFVFEGFQAGGLPGGQLMTTTEVENFPGFPDGITGPNLMDQMKAQALRWGAELVTEDVTHVDLSQRPFVVRSDEREVRTHSIIIATGATAKRLGLPCEKQFWSRGISACAICDGATPIFRNVDLAVIGGGDSAAEEAVYLTKYGSHVHMLVRGEKMRASKAMQDRVLKNPKITVHWNTEAVDVFGENDRMTGVRIKNVRTGEEADLPAKGLFYAIGHTPNTSLFKGQIELDDVGYVVTRNHVETNVEGVYAAGDVQDHEFRQAITAAGTGCMAAMLAERWLSSNGLLQEFHQTEASERPTVEPQRKTEQEQVAEFDIARTHHAGGYALRKLYHESDRLIIVKYASPTCGPCHTLKPILEKVVNEFADRVHYVEIDITEDPEIAESAGVVGTPTIQFFKNKALVGEMKGVKPKSQYRQMIEEHVATPVAL, encoded by the coding sequence ATGACAAACCCAACGGTAGAGAACGTTGTCATTATCGGTTCTGGCCCGGCAGGCTATACCGCTGCGATTTATGCGGCACGCGCAAACCTGAAGCCGTTTGTGTTTGAGGGCTTTCAGGCGGGAGGGCTACCGGGTGGGCAATTGATGACCACGACGGAGGTAGAAAACTTTCCCGGGTTTCCAGACGGCATCACCGGACCAAACTTGATGGATCAAATGAAGGCGCAGGCCTTGCGCTGGGGAGCCGAGCTTGTTACCGAGGACGTGACGCACGTAGATCTGAGCCAACGCCCGTTTGTGGTTCGATCGGACGAACGCGAAGTGCGGACCCACAGTATCATCATTGCCACCGGAGCTACGGCTAAGCGGTTGGGCTTGCCCTGTGAGAAACAGTTTTGGAGTCGAGGGATTTCCGCCTGTGCCATCTGTGATGGAGCTACCCCCATTTTCCGAAATGTAGATCTGGCGGTAATTGGCGGAGGCGACTCGGCAGCCGAAGAAGCGGTTTATCTAACGAAATACGGCTCTCACGTCCATATGTTGGTGCGGGGTGAAAAAATGCGCGCCAGCAAGGCCATGCAAGATCGCGTCTTGAAAAATCCCAAAATTACGGTGCACTGGAACACTGAAGCCGTCGATGTATTTGGCGAGAACGATCGGATGACGGGCGTCAGAATCAAAAATGTACGAACAGGGGAAGAAGCTGACTTGCCAGCAAAGGGGCTATTCTATGCGATCGGTCACACCCCCAACACGTCTCTGTTCAAAGGACAAATTGAATTGGATGATGTTGGCTATGTGGTGACGCGCAACCACGTGGAAACAAATGTTGAAGGTGTCTATGCCGCTGGCGATGTCCAAGATCATGAGTTTCGTCAGGCGATTACAGCCGCAGGAACAGGCTGTATGGCGGCCATGTTAGCCGAGCGTTGGCTGTCTTCAAACGGACTACTGCAAGAATTCCATCAAACTGAGGCGTCTGAACGACCGACTGTCGAGCCTCAGCGCAAAACCGAGCAGGAACAAGTGGCCGAATTTGACATCGCTCGTACTCATCATGCAGGTGGCTATGCCTTGCGCAAGCTTTATCACGAAAGCGATCGCCTGATCATCGTCAAATATGCCTCTCCTACCTGTGGTCCCTGTCATACACTGAAGCCCATTCTAGAGAAAGTGGTGAATGAGTTTGCCGATCGCGTCCACTATGTGGAAATCGACATCACCGAAGATCCAGAAATTGCCGAATCGGCTGGCGTGGTTGGAACTCCTACCATTCAGTTCTTTAAAAACAAGGCCCTAGTTGGCGAGATGAAAGGCGTGAAGCCCAAGAGCCAGTATCGCCAGATGATTGAAGAGCATGTAGCCACTCCAGTTGCGTTGTAG
- a CDS encoding DUF2252 domain-containing protein codes for MDLWSSPQPPSRSAGPSTPQGDRQVAGKALRQTVPRSAHRDWHPNSDRPDPLELLAKSNQQRIPDLIPIRHWRMMQSPFTFLRGSAIIMAADLATTPTTGIQVQACGDCHLLNFGGFATPERNLIFDLNDFDETLMAPWEWDVKRLVTSFILAGRDLQLSDQSSSEAAQAAVQAYRLAIAQYSQMRTLDVWYARLDADVLIDHAPDEDTRKHWEKMAAKAFNRTLDQAVAQLTEVVEGQRRFIDNPPLIYHLPNQAEYFEQISSLFEQYRDTLQVDRQFLLDRYRLVDVALKVVGVGSVGTHCGVALLLDDNDDPLLLQYKEARPSVLEPYAGKSPYPHEGQRIVSRQRLMQAASDIFLGWTTNVEGHDFYFRQLKDMKTAIKLKGMSARSLEDYAEICGSALARAHARTGDSALISGYLGKSDAFDQAVTDFAVAYAYQVEQDYQRLVEAVQFGHVEAKLG; via the coding sequence ATGGATTTATGGTCTAGTCCTCAACCACCCTCTCGCAGCGCTGGTCCTAGCACGCCGCAAGGCGATCGCCAAGTTGCCGGGAAAGCCCTGCGTCAAACCGTACCGCGTTCTGCCCATCGTGACTGGCACCCGAACAGCGATCGTCCTGACCCACTAGAATTACTCGCAAAATCTAACCAACAGCGCATTCCAGATCTGATTCCGATTCGGCATTGGCGCATGATGCAGTCTCCGTTTACCTTTTTGCGCGGCAGTGCCATCATCATGGCAGCAGATTTGGCCACAACTCCGACGACTGGCATTCAAGTTCAAGCCTGTGGGGACTGTCATTTGCTCAACTTTGGCGGGTTTGCCACGCCCGAACGCAATCTCATTTTTGATCTAAATGACTTTGATGAAACGCTGATGGCTCCATGGGAGTGGGACGTGAAGCGGCTTGTCACCAGTTTCATCTTAGCGGGTCGAGACTTGCAGTTGTCAGATCAGTCCAGTTCAGAAGCGGCACAGGCGGCTGTTCAAGCCTATCGATTGGCGATCGCTCAGTATAGCCAGATGCGAACGCTGGATGTGTGGTACGCCCGTCTAGATGCCGATGTGCTAATCGATCACGCGCCCGATGAAGACACGCGCAAACATTGGGAAAAAATGGCCGCCAAGGCGTTTAACCGCACCCTAGACCAAGCCGTAGCCCAATTAACCGAAGTGGTGGAAGGACAGCGCCGCTTCATCGATAATCCACCGCTCATCTATCACCTGCCCAATCAAGCCGAGTATTTTGAGCAAATTAGCAGTTTGTTTGAGCAGTACCGGGATACGCTTCAGGTCGATCGCCAGTTCTTGCTCGATCGCTATCGTCTGGTAGATGTGGCCTTGAAAGTGGTGGGCGTTGGCAGTGTGGGGACGCATTGCGGCGTTGCCCTGTTGCTAGATGATAACGACGATCCGCTGCTATTGCAGTACAAAGAAGCCCGTCCCTCAGTGCTGGAACCCTATGCAGGCAAGAGTCCCTATCCCCACGAAGGACAGCGCATTGTCAGCAGACAGCGGTTGATGCAAGCCGCCAGCGATATTTTTCTGGGTTGGACTACAAATGTGGAAGGGCATGACTTTTATTTCCGGCAACTAAAAGATATGAAAACTGCCATCAAGCTCAAAGGGATGTCTGCCCGTAGCTTGGAAGATTACGCCGAGATTTGTGGCTCTGCCCTAGCGCGTGCCCATGCCCGCACAGGGGACTCTGCTCTGATCAGCGGCTACTTGGGCAAAAGCGATGCTTTTGATCAGGCCGTGACGGATTTCGCCGTGGCCTACGCTTACCAAGTGGAGCAGGACTATCAAAGGTTGGTGGAAGCGGTGCAGTTTGGTCACGTTGAGGCAAAACTGGGGTAG
- a CDS encoding magnesium transporter MgtE N-terminal domain-containing protein: MMSCTVLDILLENLTQLDAMERQVNHLSVAEIARSLPKIPLHRQGLILLLLQKDKAISVFKQLQVSEQTKLFQEIDLPEAIWLLTALRPIDRHQIFANLPTAMREEFVSTMASEFCRATAALRGIMVRTV; this comes from the coding sequence ATGATGTCTTGCACAGTTTTGGACATCTTGTTAGAAAACCTGACCCAACTAGATGCGATGGAACGCCAAGTTAACCATCTCAGTGTAGCGGAGATCGCCCGATCGCTGCCCAAGATTCCCCTTCATCGCCAGGGATTGATCCTATTACTGCTCCAAAAAGACAAAGCTATTTCAGTCTTCAAGCAGCTTCAGGTGAGTGAGCAGACAAAGCTATTTCAGGAGATAGATTTGCCAGAAGCGATCTGGTTGCTGACTGCACTGCGTCCGATCGATCGTCACCAGATTTTTGCCAATTTGCCGACTGCCATGCGCGAGGAATTTGTGTCCACAATGGCGAGTGAATTTTGTCGCGCCACCGCTGCCCTGCGAGGCATCATGGTTCGCACCGTGTAA
- the mgtE gene encoding magnesium transporter — translation MAQNAFKELLNQPKGLGAAKLTANQLSVAELVRSLLEIDPPQRVLAFRLLDKDKAIAVFEMLSPDEQADLIRQMTDPEILPILEALEPEQRVRLFEELPAKVTKRLLSQLRPTSREAVDLLLGYPEGSAGRRMNLRYLAVREGSKVSAVLASVRESQLGDNDLDLVFIIDPQGMYRGFVRTVRLIKANPELLIEQLADGRDIAISAIAPEMQAARLLKDYDLPAIPVLDSEGRLVGDLTFDDVIDLIEEEASSAALAQAGVGGLLTRDQAWSEKLVRGPIRYAVQLRILCLIITLIGGMVVGGVIQNFEEILEAVVVVAIFIPVVMDMGGNVGTQSTTVFARGLAWQHIDIRHYGGYLFREFRIGLIMGAILGLAGGTIAYFWQGAPNEVPQLGIAVGLSLFAVVTLAAVLGALLPWILLRFGFDHGPAADPFITTIKDFTGLLLYFYLVSLLLGIQT, via the coding sequence ATGGCACAGAATGCATTCAAAGAATTACTCAATCAACCCAAGGGATTAGGTGCTGCCAAGTTAACAGCTAATCAACTCAGCGTAGCTGAACTGGTACGATCGTTGCTAGAAATTGATCCACCCCAGCGGGTTCTGGCGTTTCGATTGTTGGATAAGGACAAGGCGATCGCGGTCTTTGAAATGCTCAGTCCGGACGAGCAAGCTGACCTGATTCGGCAAATGACCGATCCTGAAATCCTACCAATCTTAGAAGCCCTTGAACCTGAACAACGAGTCCGTTTGTTTGAAGAGCTACCCGCCAAAGTAACCAAGCGTCTGCTCAGCCAACTGAGACCTACCTCACGTGAGGCCGTCGATTTGCTGCTGGGCTACCCCGAAGGCAGTGCTGGGCGGCGGATGAACCTGCGCTATTTGGCAGTGCGAGAAGGTTCAAAAGTCAGTGCCGTATTGGCATCTGTGCGCGAATCTCAACTTGGAGACAACGACCTGGATTTAGTGTTCATCATTGATCCCCAGGGGATGTATCGAGGCTTTGTCCGCACAGTGCGCTTGATTAAAGCCAACCCAGAACTGCTGATTGAGCAGTTGGCAGATGGTCGGGACATTGCTATCAGTGCCATTGCTCCTGAGATGCAAGCGGCACGTTTGCTGAAAGATTATGACCTGCCTGCCATTCCGGTACTAGACAGCGAGGGGCGGCTTGTGGGCGATCTTACCTTTGACGATGTAATTGACCTGATCGAAGAAGAAGCCTCCAGCGCGGCTCTGGCTCAGGCGGGGGTCGGGGGGCTGTTAACCCGTGACCAAGCGTGGAGTGAAAAGTTAGTTCGAGGGCCGATTCGCTATGCCGTTCAACTTCGGATTCTGTGCCTAATTATTACCCTGATTGGCGGTATGGTTGTCGGGGGTGTGATCCAGAACTTTGAGGAAATTTTGGAAGCCGTCGTTGTGGTGGCGATTTTCATTCCTGTGGTGATGGACATGGGTGGAAATGTTGGAACCCAATCCACAACTGTGTTTGCCCGTGGACTGGCATGGCAACATATCGACATTCGGCATTACGGAGGTTACTTGTTCCGGGAATTCCGTATTGGTCTAATCATGGGCGCGATTTTAGGTCTAGCAGGGGGAACGATCGCCTATTTCTGGCAGGGTGCCCCCAATGAAGTACCCCAACTTGGCATCGCTGTTGGCCTTTCTCTGTTCGCGGTCGTCACCTTAGCAGCGGTCTTGGGTGCCCTCTTGCCCTGGATTCTACTGAGATTCGGCTTTGATCATGGTCCGGCTGCCGATCCGTTCATTACCACCATCAAGGACTTTACCGGGCTACTGCTCTACTTTTATCTGGTTTCCTTACTGTTAGGCATTCAAACTTGA
- a CDS encoding DUF7219 family protein: MKTQLQQFACPIARYRGDKNQFSQEFNIHLQSFAYRVSLLAGLHTGGKLPTHETYQQLLTLWDELQPYLSLIADSNHIPSSPISCHSAFNALMTIDNLANSAFPPALDAD, translated from the coding sequence ATGAAAACTCAACTTCAACAGTTTGCCTGCCCGATCGCCCGTTATCGGGGCGACAAGAACCAGTTCAGCCAGGAATTTAACATTCATCTTCAGTCCTTTGCCTATCGGGTATCCCTTCTTGCTGGGTTGCATACGGGTGGCAAACTCCCAACCCATGAAACCTATCAGCAATTGCTGACCCTTTGGGACGAATTACAGCCCTATCTGTCCTTAATCGCCGATAGCAATCACATTCCTTCTAGCCCAATATCTTGTCATTCTGCATTCAATGCCCTGATGACAATAGATAACTTGGCTAACAGCGCATTTCCCCCTGCCCTGGATGCCGATTAG
- a CDS encoding amidohydrolase family protein has protein sequence MQTLIQSVLTLQHNRLQTVDVLLDDEQIHTIAPAGTLSPLPQQQVISGQDKLLLPGFVNGHTHSSQVWQRGLIPQLPLELWLANVFDSTPQQVEQFYWGAVSTAVDTLLSGGTCLMDHAYLIPGQERETIDALVRGYQDVGIRAVIAPLIQDLPFTAGLPSGCLLPQSSSPRSASQWLDLMEILIAEFHDPDCGIYIGLGPTGFHRCSDELLQGCAELSDRHQLCYHTHLLETRAQHQLAQERYGISAVEHLYQLGCLGSRTSLAHGVWIDDTDIELLASTGATLVHNPVSNLRLGSGLAPVLKGLQAGLNISFGCDGAASNDAQNLLEVIKLGTILHTVSDPDYKNWLTPEQALQMATVGGAKGVNLSDRTGSLTPGMDADLVLYNLNHPSLLPRTNPLQLLVLGRPTEVVESVWVKGKPIVKQGQMMTIDIHTLHNALRHHAVEISLFSPQHRAVESHYHQVMLH, from the coding sequence ATGCAAACCCTGATCCAATCCGTCCTTACCCTCCAGCACAACAGGCTCCAAACCGTCGATGTCCTTCTGGACGATGAGCAGATTCATACCATCGCCCCTGCCGGAACCCTCTCCCCATTGCCTCAGCAGCAGGTGATTTCAGGACAGGACAAATTGCTCCTACCGGGATTCGTCAACGGCCACACCCACTCCTCCCAGGTCTGGCAGCGAGGGCTGATTCCCCAACTGCCCCTGGAACTGTGGCTGGCGAATGTATTCGACTCTACGCCCCAACAGGTTGAACAGTTTTACTGGGGGGCAGTGAGTACCGCAGTCGATACCCTGCTGTCTGGGGGCACTTGCCTGATGGATCATGCCTACCTCATTCCTGGTCAAGAGAGGGAAACGATCGATGCCTTGGTACGAGGCTATCAGGATGTGGGAATTCGCGCCGTGATCGCGCCGTTGATTCAAGATTTACCCTTCACCGCCGGACTGCCCTCCGGGTGTTTACTACCCCAATCGTCATCACCTCGGTCTGCATCCCAGTGGCTGGACTTAATGGAGATATTGATTGCAGAATTCCATGATCCCGATTGCGGTATCTACATCGGGCTGGGGCCCACTGGCTTTCACCGTTGTTCCGATGAACTGCTTCAGGGTTGTGCCGAACTGAGCGATCGCCACCAGCTTTGTTATCACACCCATCTCCTCGAAACCCGCGCCCAGCACCAACTGGCTCAGGAGCGTTATGGCATCAGTGCAGTAGAGCATCTCTACCAATTGGGTTGTCTGGGATCACGCACCTCTCTGGCTCACGGGGTGTGGATTGACGATACCGATATTGAATTACTGGCATCCACAGGGGCGACTCTGGTACACAATCCCGTTAGCAACCTGCGTCTGGGCAGTGGTTTGGCTCCGGTTCTCAAAGGTTTACAAGCGGGGTTAAACATTTCCTTTGGCTGTGATGGAGCAGCCAGCAACGATGCCCAAAACCTGTTGGAGGTGATTAAGTTAGGCACGATCCTGCATACAGTGTCTGACCCGGATTACAAAAACTGGCTGACCCCAGAGCAGGCATTGCAAATGGCAACAGTGGGCGGAGCAAAGGGCGTGAATTTGAGCGATCGCACGGGTAGCCTTACTCCAGGAATGGACGCTGATCTGGTACTCTATAATCTCAACCATCCCTCTCTGTTGCCCCGAACCAATCCCCTGCAACTGCTGGTGCTGGGACGACCCACCGAAGTCGTGGAGTCCGTTTGGGTGAAGGGTAAACCGATCGTTAAGCAGGGACAGATGATGACCATAGACATCCATACACTGCACAATGCGTTGCGTCACCACGCTGTAGAAATCAGCTTGTTCTCACCTCAGCATCGAGCAGTTGAATCCCACTATCATCAAGTGATGCTGCACTAG
- the mgtA gene encoding magnesium-translocating P-type ATPase — MQNTPTPTNRRRVTASDRSLESAKLSLRALEEAGNNIDQVLRSLNSNRKGLTAADARDRLRRYGKNEVSHEKPPTWYAQLFKAFNNPFVWVLIGLAVVSYVLDYALAEPEDKDLTAVTILSVMVLVSGFLRFFQEYRSTQAAEKLKALVSTTATVIRRDRLDTPGSRREVPLSELVPGDVVALSAGDMIPADVRLLTSKDLFVSQAVLTGESLPVEKYDTLGSVVEKRADVQMNQDQVSALDIPTVCFMGTNVVSGAATAVVVSTGDRTYFGSLAKNIVGKRVLTSFEKGVNRVSYLLITFMAVMVPIVFLIQLLTKGNFLDALLFSLSIAVGLTPEMLPMIVTANLARGAVVMANQKVVVKRINAIQNFGAMNILCTDKTGTLTLDKIVLERHVDIHGYEDNQPLEYGYLNSYYQTGLKNLLDVAVLEHVELKTALKPAENYAKVDEIPFDFVRRRMSVVVESRVGQAAGKHILICKGAVEELFNVCSHAKYRGAIVPMSEFVRMEGQRVTQSLNEDGFRVIAVAYKEIPIPLDTVPTYNAQDEVDLILVGYLAFLDPPKDSAIEAIAALQDNGVAVKVITGDNDIVTRKVCKEVNLDVQGVLVGSQIERMSDEELKAQLDTTTVFAKVSPLQKARIVRLLRNQGHTVGYMGDGINDAAALRDADVGISVDTAVDIAKESADIILLGKNLMVLERGVIEGRRTFANILKYLNMTASSNFGNVFSVMGSSAVLPFLPMQPIQLLTQNLIYDLSQTTIPFDSVDKDFLRKPQKWNVPNIGRFMLFIGPISSIFDYATFIVMWFVFSANTPDEVQLFNSGWFVEGLLSQTLVVYMLRTARVPFLQSWPSLPVLLSTGTAIIVGMILPFTPIGAGLGMVPLPASYFIWLWLILGSYCLLTQYLKGFYIRTFGKWL; from the coding sequence ATGCAAAATACCCCAACGCCAACGAATCGGCGACGAGTTACTGCCAGCGATCGCTCTCTGGAAAGCGCCAAACTGTCGCTACGTGCCTTAGAAGAAGCGGGCAACAACATAGACCAAGTGTTGCGATCGCTCAACAGTAACCGCAAAGGCTTGACCGCAGCCGATGCCCGCGATCGCCTGCGAAGGTATGGCAAAAACGAAGTCAGTCACGAAAAGCCGCCAACCTGGTACGCGCAACTATTCAAGGCGTTCAACAATCCCTTTGTCTGGGTATTGATAGGGCTAGCGGTTGTTTCGTATGTTCTAGACTATGCCTTGGCTGAACCAGAAGATAAAGACCTGACGGCGGTGACTATCTTATCTGTCATGGTGCTGGTCAGTGGTTTCCTGCGGTTTTTCCAGGAATACCGCTCCACCCAGGCGGCGGAAAAGCTGAAAGCACTGGTCAGTACGACGGCAACGGTGATTCGCCGCGATCGCCTGGACACCCCCGGATCTCGCCGAGAGGTTCCCCTGAGCGAGTTGGTTCCGGGCGATGTGGTGGCGTTATCTGCCGGAGATATGATTCCGGCGGATGTGCGACTGTTGACCTCAAAGGATTTGTTCGTCAGCCAGGCGGTGCTGACGGGTGAATCTCTGCCCGTGGAAAAGTATGACACTCTGGGCAGTGTGGTGGAAAAGCGGGCAGATGTACAGATGAATCAAGATCAGGTGAGTGCGCTAGATATTCCCACTGTCTGCTTTATGGGCACTAACGTGGTCAGCGGCGCAGCGACGGCAGTGGTGGTGTCTACAGGCGATCGCACCTACTTCGGCTCTCTGGCAAAAAACATTGTCGGTAAGCGGGTTCTCACCAGCTTTGAAAAAGGCGTCAACCGGGTCAGCTACCTGTTGATTACCTTCATGGCGGTGATGGTGCCAATCGTCTTTTTGATTCAATTGCTTACCAAAGGCAATTTTCTAGATGCGCTGCTGTTTTCCCTGTCCATTGCGGTGGGGCTGACCCCCGAAATGCTACCCATGATTGTGACCGCAAACCTAGCGCGGGGAGCAGTCGTCATGGCAAATCAAAAAGTGGTGGTGAAGCGTATCAATGCTATCCAAAACTTTGGCGCAATGAATATTCTCTGCACCGACAAAACCGGTACATTAACGCTGGATAAAATCGTCCTGGAACGGCATGTGGATATCCACGGCTACGAGGATAATCAACCGCTGGAATATGGCTATTTGAATAGCTACTACCAAACCGGCTTAAAAAACTTGCTGGATGTGGCGGTGCTGGAGCATGTGGAGTTGAAGACAGCACTCAAACCAGCGGAAAACTATGCCAAGGTCGATGAAATTCCCTTCGACTTTGTGCGGCGGCGGATGTCGGTGGTGGTAGAGTCGCGGGTTGGTCAGGCAGCGGGCAAGCACATTCTGATTTGCAAAGGAGCGGTGGAGGAACTGTTCAACGTTTGCTCCCATGCCAAATATCGGGGCGCAATTGTGCCCATGAGTGAGTTTGTGCGGATGGAAGGGCAACGGGTGACGCAAAGCCTGAACGAAGATGGTTTTCGGGTAATTGCCGTTGCCTATAAGGAAATCCCCATTCCCCTGGATACGGTTCCCACCTACAACGCCCAGGATGAAGTTGACCTAATTCTGGTGGGCTATCTGGCCTTCCTTGACCCGCCCAAGGATAGTGCCATTGAGGCGATCGCCGCCCTCCAGGACAATGGCGTTGCTGTGAAAGTGATCACTGGCGACAACGACATTGTCACCCGCAAAGTTTGCAAAGAGGTGAACCTAGACGTTCAGGGGGTGCTAGTAGGGAGCCAGATTGAGCGGATGAGCGATGAGGAACTAAAAGCCCAACTGGATACCACCACAGTCTTTGCCAAAGTTTCTCCTCTGCAAAAAGCCCGCATTGTTCGTCTGTTGCGGAACCAAGGGCACACTGTGGGCTACATGGGCGATGGCATTAACGATGCGGCAGCCCTGCGGGATGCGGATGTAGGCATCTCTGTGGATACGGCCGTAGACATTGCCAAGGAATCGGCGGATATTATTCTGCTGGGAAAGAACCTGATGGTGCTAGAGCGAGGGGTGATTGAAGGACGGCGCACCTTTGCCAACATTCTCAAGTATCTGAACATGACCGCCAGTTCCAATTTTGGCAATGTCTTCAGCGTGATGGGGTCGAGTGCGGTGCTGCCCTTCCTGCCCATGCAGCCGATTCAACTACTCACCCAGAATCTAATCTACGACCTGTCCCAAACCACGATTCCCTTCGACAGCGTGGATAAGGATTTTCTCCGCAAACCCCAGAAGTGGAATGTACCCAACATCGGGCGGTTCATGCTGTTCATTGGCCCGATTAGCTCCATCTTTGACTATGCCACCTTCATCGTCATGTGGTTTGTCTTTAGTGCAAACACACCAGATGAGGTGCAACTGTTTAATTCAGGCTGGTTTGTGGAAGGGCTGCTTTCCCAAACCTTGGTGGTCTATATGTTGCGGACGGCTCGCGTTCCCTTTTTGCAAAGCTGGCCCTCGCTGCCCGTGTTGCTCTCAACCGGAACAGCCATCATTGTGGGCATGATCCTGCCCTTTACCCCAATCGGGGCGGGATTGGGCATGGTTCCCCTACCTGCCAGTTACTTTATCTGGCTGTGGTTGATCTTGGGTTCCTATTGTCTACTGACTCAATATCTCAAAGGGTTCTATATCCGCACCTTTGGTAAGTGGTTATAG